A part of Roseitalea porphyridii genomic DNA contains:
- a CDS encoding SRPBCC domain-containing protein, protein MTHRTELSLPANEPVILVRRRFDAPPALVFRAWTDAELLRQWWLGPPGMVMTRCTIEPREGGAWRMEQMDPGGTRYAFFGEYLRFDPPRLLEQTFRMDMEGLRDEPPIVETITFEAAGDGTQVTARSQCPTIETRDAMAASGMEEGMNASFARLVDLLGEEQSATSFTIDRVFDAPVDLVWRCFTQKRHVDVWMLPERFTLIEQDADVSVGGQWWSKMRDQADGAEWHVGGTYREVVENERLVFTHRWTHSPFGTSSEHLITVTFEDRHGKTHMRFAMSGLPDAQSRDGHREGWQQTLGHLEQHVASLRETAS, encoded by the coding sequence ATGACCCATCGCACTGAACTGAGCCTGCCGGCGAACGAGCCGGTCATCCTCGTCAGACGCCGGTTCGACGCCCCGCCGGCGCTCGTCTTCCGCGCGTGGACGGACGCCGAACTGCTGCGCCAGTGGTGGCTCGGCCCACCCGGCATGGTGATGACGAGATGCACGATCGAGCCGCGCGAGGGCGGTGCATGGCGCATGGAGCAGATGGATCCGGGCGGCACCCGATACGCCTTCTTCGGCGAGTATCTGCGGTTCGACCCGCCACGCCTGCTCGAGCAGACCTTCCGCATGGACATGGAGGGCCTGCGCGACGAGCCCCCGATCGTCGAGACGATCACCTTCGAGGCGGCCGGGGACGGCACCCAGGTCACCGCCCGTTCGCAATGCCCGACCATCGAAACGCGCGATGCGATGGCGGCCTCGGGCATGGAGGAAGGCATGAACGCCAGCTTTGCCCGGCTGGTCGACCTGCTCGGCGAGGAACAATCGGCCACGAGCTTCACCATCGACCGCGTGTTCGACGCGCCAGTCGATCTCGTCTGGCGTTGCTTCACGCAGAAACGGCATGTCGATGTCTGGATGCTGCCCGAGCGCTTCACGCTGATCGAACAGGACGCGGACGTTTCGGTAGGCGGGCAATGGTGGTCGAAGATGCGCGATCAGGCCGACGGCGCCGAATGGCACGTCGGCGGCACCTATCGCGAGGTCGTCGAGAACGAACGGCTCGTCTTCACCCATCGCTGGACCCATTCGCCCTTCGGCACGAGCAGCGAGCATCTGATCACGGTGACCTTCGAAGACCGCCACGGCAAGACGCACATGCGCTTTGCGATGTCCGGCCTGCCCGACGCGCAAAGCCGCGACGGCCACCGCGAGGGATGGCAGCAGACGCTTGGTCACCTCGAACAGCATGTGGCAAGCCTCAGGGAGACCGCGTCATGA
- a CDS encoding SRPBCC domain-containing protein, giving the protein MTVAHEKIEIERKFDAPVSLVWRAWTEPALRQRWQNPSSTWTMVFDNYDLRPGGTEVCHCGPGEEMTVHFTAHYPEVVPERRIVFTTITADNENVASVAATSVEFEPDDGRTTMRFVESIAFIDGRETVADRTMGTKTSIDKLADVVAAEAAKR; this is encoded by the coding sequence ATGACCGTCGCTCACGAGAAGATCGAGATCGAACGCAAATTCGACGCACCGGTTTCCCTGGTCTGGCGCGCCTGGACCGAGCCGGCGCTGCGCCAGCGCTGGCAGAACCCCTCCTCCACCTGGACCATGGTGTTCGACAATTACGACCTGCGTCCCGGCGGCACCGAGGTCTGCCATTGCGGACCGGGCGAGGAGATGACGGTCCACTTCACCGCGCACTATCCCGAAGTCGTGCCCGAACGGCGCATCGTCTTCACAACGATCACGGCCGATAACGAGAATGTCGCCTCGGTCGCCGCCACCAGCGTCGAGTTCGAGCCGGATGACGGCCGCACGACGATGCGGTTTGTCGAATCGATCGCCTTCATCGACGGGCGCGAGACGGTCGCCGACCGGACCATGGGCACCAAGACCTCGATCGACAAGCTCGCGGACGTCGTCGCCGCCGAAGCCGCGAAAAGATAG
- the cobM gene encoding precorrin-4 C(11)-methyltransferase codes for MTVHFIGAGPGAPDLITVRGLRLIERCPVCLYAGSLVPAEIVAAAPEGAHVLDTAPMHLDQIIAEIEAAHAAGHDVARVHSGDPSIYGAIAEQMRRLDALEIPYEVVPGVPAFAAAAAALKTELTLPEIAQTVIATRTGMKASAMPEGEQLEVLGRSGATLAIHLSIRNLDYIRRALEPYYGADCPVVIAYRATWPDELYIRTTLAGMKDEVRAAKITRTALVLVGPVFGKAEFRDSDLYNADFAHVLRNRGKKAKAG; via the coding sequence ATGACCGTTCACTTCATCGGCGCCGGGCCGGGCGCGCCCGATCTGATCACCGTGCGCGGTCTTCGCCTGATAGAGCGATGCCCCGTGTGCCTTTACGCCGGCTCGCTGGTGCCCGCCGAAATCGTCGCGGCGGCCCCGGAAGGCGCGCACGTGCTCGACACCGCGCCGATGCATCTGGACCAGATCATCGCAGAGATCGAGGCGGCGCATGCGGCCGGCCACGATGTGGCGCGGGTGCATTCGGGCGATCCGTCGATCTACGGGGCGATCGCCGAGCAGATGCGCCGGCTCGACGCGCTGGAAATCCCGTACGAGGTGGTGCCGGGCGTGCCGGCGTTCGCCGCTGCCGCCGCCGCGCTCAAGACGGAACTGACCCTGCCGGAAATCGCCCAGACCGTGATCGCCACGCGCACCGGCATGAAGGCGTCGGCGATGCCCGAGGGCGAGCAGCTCGAAGTGCTCGGCCGGTCGGGCGCGACGCTCGCCATCCACCTGTCGATCCGCAATCTCGATTACATCCGCCGGGCGCTGGAGCCCTATTATGGCGCCGACTGTCCGGTGGTGATCGCCTACCGGGCCACCTGGCCGGACGAACTTTATATCCGAACCACGCTCGCCGGGATGAAGGATGAGGTGCGCGCCGCCAAGATCACGCGCACCGCGCTCGTGCTCGTCGGGCCGGTGTTCGGAAAGGCCGAGTTCCGCGACAGCGACCTTTATAACGCCGATTTCGCCCATGTGCTGCGGAACCGGGGCAAGAAGGCGAAGGCGGGATAG
- a CDS encoding toxin-antitoxin system TumE family protein has translation MIRKASGRATLLLDEKSTFADGTIREVRVWRLPAPTAERPHGLKYSLFFGRPGRRIVGYDNERGKGDHRHYGPIEERFLFVSLDRLLEDFDADVRKEQSRIRASDRGGTA, from the coding sequence ATGATAAGGAAAGCATCAGGCAGGGCGACGCTGCTGCTCGATGAAAAGAGCACGTTCGCCGATGGCACCATTCGCGAAGTTCGGGTCTGGCGTCTGCCTGCCCCTACGGCGGAGCGGCCGCATGGTCTGAAGTACTCGCTGTTCTTCGGTCGGCCGGGCAGACGCATCGTCGGTTACGACAATGAGCGCGGCAAGGGCGACCACCGCCACTACGGCCCAATTGAAGAGCGATTTCTCTTCGTGTCGCTCGACAGGCTTTTGGAGGACTTCGATGCCGATGTCAGGAAAGAGCAGAGCCGAATCCGAGCTTCAGATCGCGGTGGTACAGCCTGA
- the cobJ gene encoding precorrin-3B C(17)-methyltransferase, with protein MTANVDPAIVVLSEGGLDVARAVREAVGGAVHAAASRVAADRADATFDDLRSHLHGLFEAGRPIVAVMATGALVRLLAPLLADKAGEPPVVALAEDGSVVVPVLGGHRGGNDLARTIAGAIGAIPAITTAGDLRFGVALDAPPDGYALGNPANAARFMADLVAGAPVAIDGEADWLAGSRLLVAANADHHIIVTEKAHPGGADTLVYHPRRLALGLGCERGCDPVETLALARQTLDAAGLAEGAVGCVVSLDVKADEPAVHAVAAHFGVPARFFDATTLEAETPRLPNPSDVVFREVGCHGVCEAAALAATGATGTLVVEKQKSGRATCGVARAPDVFTAGTMPGRARGSLSVVGIGPGGEGWRSPEVTAMVRAATDLVGYSLYLDLLGPLADGKARHDFDLGREEDRVRHAMELAGEGRDVALVCSGDAGIYAMATLVFELLDRGGLSDAAQRIAIAVAPGISALQGAAARAGAPLGHDFCTISLSDLLTPWEDIQRRVRAAGEGDFVIAFYNPVSRKRRTQLAWARDELLNHRPADTPVILATNLGRDGEMVRTVPLADLEVDDVDMLTVVIVGSSDTRTVRTGDGREWIYTPRGYAGKQR; from the coding sequence ATGACCGCCAACGTTGATCCCGCGATCGTCGTCCTTTCGGAGGGCGGGCTCGATGTGGCGCGCGCTGTGCGGGAGGCCGTCGGCGGCGCGGTGCATGCGGCGGCAAGCCGGGTGGCCGCCGACCGGGCCGATGCGACGTTCGACGATCTGCGTTCTCATCTTCATGGCCTGTTTGAGGCCGGCCGGCCGATCGTCGCGGTGATGGCGACCGGAGCGCTGGTGCGACTGCTCGCGCCGCTGCTCGCCGACAAGGCGGGCGAACCGCCGGTCGTCGCCCTCGCCGAGGACGGCAGCGTGGTGGTCCCGGTTCTTGGCGGTCATCGCGGCGGCAACGATCTGGCGCGGACCATCGCCGGCGCGATCGGCGCCATCCCAGCGATCACGACGGCCGGCGATCTGAGGTTCGGCGTGGCGCTCGATGCGCCGCCGGACGGCTACGCGCTCGGCAATCCGGCCAATGCAGCGCGCTTCATGGCCGATCTCGTCGCCGGCGCGCCGGTGGCGATCGACGGTGAGGCGGACTGGCTCGCCGGCTCCCGGCTTCTGGTCGCCGCCAATGCCGACCATCACATCATCGTCACCGAAAAGGCCCATCCGGGCGGGGCGGACACGCTGGTCTACCATCCGCGCCGGCTGGCGCTCGGGCTCGGCTGCGAACGCGGCTGCGATCCGGTCGAGACGCTGGCGCTCGCCCGACAGACGCTCGATGCGGCCGGTCTCGCCGAAGGGGCGGTCGGCTGCGTCGTCTCGCTCGACGTGAAGGCCGACGAGCCCGCCGTGCACGCGGTGGCGGCGCATTTCGGCGTGCCGGCCCGGTTCTTCGATGCGACGACGCTCGAGGCCGAGACGCCGCGCCTCCCCAACCCTTCCGATGTCGTCTTCCGGGAAGTGGGCTGTCATGGCGTCTGTGAGGCGGCGGCGCTCGCGGCAACGGGAGCAACGGGGACGCTCGTCGTCGAAAAGCAGAAGAGCGGCCGGGCGACCTGCGGGGTGGCGCGGGCGCCCGACGTGTTCACGGCCGGGACCATGCCCGGCCGGGCGCGGGGCAGCCTGTCGGTGGTCGGCATCGGGCCGGGCGGTGAGGGCTGGCGGTCGCCCGAGGTCACCGCCATGGTGCGCGCCGCGACCGACCTGGTCGGTTACTCGCTCTATCTGGACCTGCTGGGGCCGCTCGCGGACGGCAAGGCGCGACACGATTTCGACCTCGGTCGCGAGGAGGACCGGGTGCGGCACGCCATGGAACTGGCGGGCGAGGGCCGCGATGTGGCGCTGGTCTGTTCGGGCGATGCGGGTATCTACGCGATGGCGACGCTTGTGTTCGAACTGCTCGACAGGGGTGGCCTGAGCGATGCCGCTCAGCGCATCGCGATTGCCGTCGCGCCGGGCATTTCGGCTCTGCAGGGCGCGGCGGCGCGGGCCGGCGCGCCGCTCGGGCACGATTTCTGCACGATCTCGCTGTCGGACCTCCTGACGCCATGGGAGGACATCCAGCGGCGCGTGCGCGCGGCCGGCGAGGGCGATTTCGTCATCGCGTTCTACAATCCGGTCTCGAGGAAGCGCCGCACGCAGCTTGCCTGGGCGCGCGACGAACTTCTCAACCACCGTCCGGCCGATACGCCGGTGATCCTTGCGACCAATCTTGGCCGGGACGGGGAGATGGTGCGCACCGTGCCGCTGGCTGATCTCGAAGTGGACGATGTCGACATGCTGACGGTGGTGATCGTCGGCTCGTCTGACACGCGCACCGTGCGAACCGGCGACGGCCGAGAGTGGATCTACACGCCGCGCGGCTATGCGGGCAAGCAACGGTGA
- the cobI gene encoding precorrin-2 C(20)-methyltransferase has translation MSGTLYGIGVGPGAPDLITLRAYRLLTAAPVIAWPAPEGGDSFARSIVAGCIRADHVEIPIRVPMRTERFPAAEIYDRAAGEIAEHLDAGRDVAVLCEGDPFFYGSFMYLFQRLSGRYPFEIVPGVSSVMAGGAAIARPLAARNEVFSVIPAPLDDDRIEAQLHACEGAAIIKVGRHFGRIRALLGKLGLTGQCCYAERLTLETQKLVPLDAMTDDDAAPYFSMILVYRGGEGWSLPAPKR, from the coding sequence ATGAGCGGGACGCTCTACGGCATCGGCGTCGGCCCCGGCGCGCCTGACCTGATCACGCTGCGCGCCTACCGGCTGCTGACGGCGGCGCCTGTGATCGCCTGGCCGGCGCCCGAGGGCGGCGACAGCTTCGCCCGCTCGATCGTCGCCGGCTGCATCCGCGCCGATCATGTCGAGATCCCGATCCGCGTGCCGATGCGCACCGAGCGCTTTCCGGCAGCCGAAATCTATGACCGGGCGGCGGGCGAAATCGCCGAACATCTCGACGCGGGGCGCGATGTCGCCGTCCTGTGCGAGGGCGATCCGTTCTTCTACGGCTCGTTCATGTATCTGTTTCAGCGCCTGTCGGGCCGCTATCCGTTCGAGATCGTGCCGGGCGTGTCGTCCGTCATGGCGGGCGGGGCGGCGATCGCGCGGCCGCTGGCTGCCCGCAACGAGGTCTTCTCGGTCATTCCCGCCCCGCTCGACGATGACCGCATCGAGGCCCAGCTTCACGCCTGCGAGGGTGCGGCGATCATCAAGGTCGGCAGGCATTTCGGGCGCATCCGGGCGCTGCTCGGTAAGCTTGGGCTGACCGGGCAATGCTGCTATGCCGAGCGGCTTACGCTGGAGACGCAGAAGCTCGTGCCGCTGGACGCCATGACCGACGACGATGCCGCGCCCTACTTCTCGATGATCCTCGTCTACAGGGGCGGCGAGGGATGGTCCCTGCCGGCGCCGAAGCGATGA
- the cbiE gene encoding precorrin-6y C5,15-methyltransferase (decarboxylating) subunit CbiE, with product MSVPDRALAWLHVIGIGEDGMAGLAPAARRLVEDAQVIVGGDRHHDLIVNTMAERMAWPSPFDAMIDTIRAQKGKRVVVLVTGDPLWYSVGARLLKGFDPHEIVFHPQLSAFQLAACRLGWSIPDVETLTVHGRAAEQIVPFFAPGARLLVLTRDATSPATIAALLRDRGYGASPMTALAAMGGADERIVAGSADQPPENVPDFHTLAIECIGGAGAVIHPRTGLPDEAFTHDGKMTKRTVRAVALAKLAPHRGAVLWDVGAGCGSVGIEWMRAAPEARAIGIEPNAERRAMAAQNALVLGAPKLELVDAEAPAALEGLDAPDAVFVGGGVNRAVIGACMVALKPLGRLVAHAVTLESESVLQAAYGEFGGELQRISVESASPVGPYKGWRPAMPVTQWSWVKKP from the coding sequence ATGAGTGTTCCGGACAGGGCGCTCGCCTGGCTCCACGTGATCGGCATCGGCGAGGACGGCATGGCCGGTCTGGCGCCGGCCGCGCGGCGGCTGGTCGAGGATGCGCAGGTGATCGTCGGCGGCGACCGGCATCACGATCTGATTGTCAACACCATGGCCGAACGCATGGCGTGGCCCTCGCCGTTCGATGCGATGATCGACACGATCCGCGCGCAGAAGGGCAAGCGCGTCGTGGTGCTCGTGACCGGCGATCCGCTCTGGTATTCGGTCGGCGCGCGGCTTCTGAAGGGGTTCGACCCGCACGAGATCGTCTTCCACCCGCAGCTTTCCGCGTTCCAGCTCGCCGCCTGCCGGCTCGGCTGGTCTATCCCCGATGTGGAGACGCTCACCGTCCATGGCCGCGCGGCCGAACAGATCGTGCCGTTCTTTGCGCCGGGCGCGCGGCTGCTCGTGCTCACCAGGGACGCCACGTCGCCGGCGACGATCGCCGCGCTCCTGCGCGATCGGGGCTATGGCGCCTCGCCGATGACGGCGCTTGCGGCGATGGGCGGGGCGGACGAGAGGATCGTTGCGGGCTCGGCCGACCAGCCGCCCGAGAATGTGCCCGATTTCCACACGCTCGCGATCGAGTGCATCGGCGGGGCAGGGGCGGTGATCCATCCGCGCACAGGGCTGCCGGACGAAGCGTTCACCCATGACGGCAAGATGACCAAGCGCACCGTGCGCGCGGTGGCGCTCGCCAAGCTGGCGCCGCATCGCGGCGCGGTGCTGTGGGATGTCGGCGCGGGCTGCGGTTCGGTCGGCATCGAATGGATGCGCGCGGCGCCCGAAGCGCGGGCGATCGGCATCGAGCCGAACGCCGAACGCCGCGCCATGGCCGCGCAGAACGCGCTGGTCCTTGGTGCGCCGAAGCTCGAACTCGTCGACGCCGAGGCGCCGGCGGCGCTCGAAGGGCTCGATGCGCCGGACGCGGTGTTCGTCGGCGGCGGCGTGAACCGGGCGGTGATCGGTGCGTGCATGGTCGCGCTCAAGCCGCTGGGCCGGCTCGTCGCCCATGCGGTGACGCTGGAAAGCGAATCGGTGCTGCAGGCCGCCTATGGCGAGTTCGGCGGCGAGTTGCAGCGCATCTCGGTCGAAAGCGCCTCCCCGGTCGGTCCCTACAAGGGCTGGCGGCCGGCGATGCCAGTCACGCAATGGTCCTGGGTGAAGAAGCCATGA
- a CDS encoding precorrin-8X methylmutase yields MIDYVRDPEAIYAQSFAEIARIDTLKALPEPVRPLATRIVHACGMPDVVGDLRFSADIAGRTRAALDAGADIFCDVETLRHGVMRHLLPKGCVLHCAIGDADVAAHAKAHRMTRAAAQVDLWGDRLDGQILAIGNAPTTLFRLLELLDEGRVGRPAAVIALPVGFVGAAESKAELVRDPRGMAYVTVLGRRGGTAMAQGAVNALAGGLAT; encoded by the coding sequence ATGATCGATTATGTCCGCGATCCCGAGGCGATCTATGCGCAATCGTTCGCCGAGATCGCGCGGATCGATACGCTCAAGGCGCTGCCGGAACCGGTCCGGCCGCTGGCGACGCGGATCGTCCATGCCTGCGGCATGCCCGACGTGGTCGGCGATCTGCGGTTCAGTGCCGATATCGCGGGCCGGACGCGGGCGGCGCTCGATGCCGGGGCGGACATCTTCTGCGATGTCGAGACGCTGCGGCACGGCGTGATGCGGCACCTGCTGCCGAAGGGATGCGTGCTGCATTGCGCGATCGGCGATGCGGACGTAGCGGCCCATGCGAAGGCCCACCGGATGACGCGGGCGGCCGCCCAGGTCGATCTCTGGGGCGACCGGCTCGACGGGCAGATCCTCGCGATCGGCAATGCGCCGACGACGCTGTTCCGGCTCCTGGAACTGCTCGACGAGGGGCGCGTCGGCCGGCCGGCCGCGGTGATCGCCTTGCCCGTGGGCTTCGTCGGCGCGGCCGAAAGCAAGGCCGAACTGGTGCGCGATCCGCGCGGCATGGCCTATGTCACCGTTCTTGGCCGGCGCGGCGGCACGGCGATGGCGCAGGGGGCCGTCAACGCGCTCGCCGGAGGGCTTGCGACATGA